One Fusarium musae strain F31 chromosome 6, whole genome shotgun sequence DNA segment encodes these proteins:
- the CBS2_2 gene encoding Cytochrome B translational activator protein cbs2 (EggNog:ENOG41), which translates to MMNLRLLRQQCLRTKPSLASRVTTRTFASQSDLLGANLEQGDPEIHAILKREEKRQNHFINLIPSENFTSRSVLDALGSVMQNKYSEGYPGARYYGGNEHIDEAERLCQRRALETFRLDPEKWGVNVQPSALSGSPANLYAYSAILNTHDRIMGLDLPHGGHLSHGYQIPNKKISMVSKYYETFPYRLNEETGLIDYDKLRENALLYRPKVIVAGTSAYSRLIDYERMRAIADEAGAYLLSDMAHVSGLVAAGVIGTPFEDSDIVTTTTHKSLRGPRGAMIFYRKGVRSTDKKGKQIMYDLEGPINASVFPGHQGGPHNHTITALAVALRQAQTPEFKQYQEKVLENSQALAKQLSEGLGYKLVSGGTDNHLVLVDLKPKGVDGARVERVLELVGVASNKNTVPGDRSALKPGGLRLGTPAMTTRGFNGEDFKRVADIVDRGVQITLAVDKDARAAAEAKGAKNPGTVKNFLEFLGDGSNVKEIKALRDEVAEWVGGFPQPWLKS; encoded by the exons atgatgaacttgaggCTCCTTCGGCAGCAATGCCTTCGCACAAAGCCATCTCTGGCCAGCCGCGTTACCACCAGGACATTTGCTTCTCAGTCAGAT CTTCTCGGTGCCAACCTCGAGCAAGGCGACCCTGAGATCCACGCCATTCTGAAGCGT GAAGAGAAGCGCCAGAACcacttcatcaacctcattccCTCCGAAAACTTCACTTCGCGATCCGTTCTCGATGCTCTAGGTAGTGTTATGCAAAACAAGTACTCAGAGGGTTATCCTGGCGCACGATACTATGGCGGTAATGAACACATCGATGAGGCAGAGCGTCTATGTCAAAGACGTGCCCTCGAGACCTTCCGTCTTGACCCTGAGAAGTGGGGTGTCAATGTTCAGC CCTCAGCCCTCTCTGGATCCCCTGCCAACCTCTACGCCTACTCTGCTATTCTGAACACCCACGACCGTATTATGGGCCTTGACCTTCCCCACGGAGGTCATCTCTCCCACGGCTATCAGATCCCCAACAAGAAGATCTCCATGGTCTCCAAGTACTACGAGACCTTCCCCTACCGGTTGAACGAAGAGACTGGTCTAATCGACTACGACAAGCTTCGCGAGAACGCTCTTCTGTACCGTCCTAAGGTTATCGTCGCTGGTACATCTGCCTACTCCCGCCTGATCGATTACGAGCGCATGCGTGCTATTGCCGATGAGGCTGGTGCTTACCTTCTGTCTGACATGGCTCACGTTTCTGGTCTTGTCGCTGCTGGTGTTATTGGAACCCCATTTGAGGATTCTGACATCGTTACCACCACCACACACAAGTCCCTTCGTGGACCTCGTGGTGCCATGATCTTCTACCGCAAGGGCGTTCGAAGCACagacaagaagggcaagcagATCATGTATGATCTTGAAGGTCCTATCAACGCTTCAGTCTTCCCTGGTCACCAGGGTGGTCCTCACAACCACACCATCACCGCCCTCGCTGTTGCCCTTCGTCAAGCTCAGACACCCGAGTTCAAGCAGTACCAAGAAAAGGTCCTCGAGAACTCACAAGCTCTGGCCAAGCAACTCTCTGAGGGTCTGGGCTACAAGCTCGTCTCAGGGGGTACCGACAACCACCTCGTCCTCGTTGACCTCAAGCCCAAGGGTGTCGACGGCGCACGCGTCGAACGTGTTCTCGAGCTCGTTGGTGTTGCCAGCAACAAGAATACCGTCCCCGGTGACCGCTCCGCCCTCAAGCCTGGTGGTCTTCGTCTCGGAACACCCGCCATGACAACGCGGGGCTTCAACGGTGAAGACTTCAAGCGCGTGGCTGATATTGTGGACCGCGGTGTGCAGATCACTCTAGCGGTTGATAAGGACGCCCGCGCGGCTGCTGAGGCCAAGGGTGCTAAGAATCCCGGTACTGTTAAAAACTTTTTGGAGTTCTTGGGTGATGGATCTAATGTCAAGGAGATTAAGGCACTACGAGATGAGGTCGCTGAGTGGGTTGGAGGGTTCCCCCAGCCCTGGCTCAAGTCATGA
- a CDS encoding hypothetical protein (EggNog:ENOG41~MEROPS:MER0043475) produces the protein MTRTYKIAVLECDTPFPSVNEKRGSYGDIFRDLLTKGLKNEALGDKGKDVSLDLSKWDVVTAQEYPNIDDVDGFLLTGSKHTSFADDPWILKLVDFVKKVFTTTEKPIIGICFGHQIIGRALGAKVAVSPGGWEVCVDRINLNETGQKLLGVSSLGLHQMHRDAVLEVPEGLVSLGSSSRCEVQGLYKPGRIISFQAHPEFDDFIMQEIMEARYAQQIFSKEMYEEGITRARAHHDGLLVAAKIWEFLL, from the exons ATGACTCGAACATATAAAATTGCCGTCCTCGAGTGCGATAcgccttttccttctgtcAATGAAAAGCGCGGTTCTTATGGAGATATCTTCCGTGATCTTCTTACCAAGGGTCTCAAGAATGAAGCACTTGGTGACAAGGGCAAGGACGTGAGCCTAGATCTTAGCAAATGGGATGTCGTCACAGCACAAGAGTACCCAAACATTGATGACGTTGATGGTTTCTTGTTAACCGGAAGCA AACACACATCCTTTGCTGATGACCCTTGGATCTTGAAGCTTGTTGACTTTGTCAAGAAGGTTTTTACGACGACAGAGAAGCCCATTATTGGCATCTGCTTTGGCCATCAGATCATTGGACGAGCACTTGGTGCAAAGGTTGCGGTGAGCCCTGGTGGTTGGGAGGTTTGTGTTGATAGAATCAACCTCAACGAGACTGGCCAGAAGCTATTGGGTGTTTCATCTCTC GGTCTTCATCAAATGCATCGAGATGCAGTGTTAGAAGTACCCGAAGGCCTGGTTAGTCTCGGCAGCAGCTCAAGGTGCGAGGTTCAAGGACTCTACAAGCCTGGGCGTATCATCTCTTTCCAAGCTCATCCGGAGTTTGACGACTTTATCATGCAAGAAATTATGGAGGCCAGATATGCTCAGCAGATCTTCTCAAAAGAGATGTATGAGGAGGGTATaacgagagcgagagcgcATCATGATGGCCTTCTAGTGGCAGCAAAGATTTGGGAGTTTCTTCTTTAA
- a CDS encoding hypothetical protein (EggNog:ENOG41~BUSCO:EOG09260DBG) yields the protein MSATRIGQRLARRSPFALQPRHAIRLNGVARAFSVTAQVSAPRRFVESQSSIKLQEHELFSRRHIGSESNEQTEMLKVLDPPVSSMEEFLEQTIPPQVRRKQKGLNLVEQWYEGGEEAAVPPNGRTEHYIQQEMRKLAKNNKVYESFIGAGYYGTLVPAVIQRNVLENPAWYTSYTPYQAEISQGRLQSLLNFQTLITDLTGLDIANASVLDEATAAAEAMTMSMANAPKGKGQKVFVVSKDCHPQTIAVLQSRAEGFGIKLVIGDVLADNSKLVREVEGDLIGALIQYPDTHGGVHDYQALADIVHEKKALLSASTDLLALTMLKPPGEFGADIAIGNSQRFGVPLGYGGPHAAFFATSEKYKRKIPGRLVGVSKDRLGKPALRLALQTREQHIRREKATSNICTAQALLANMSAFYAVYHGPKGLKTIAEDIWSKTRLAQSLILEKGEFKLHTEGLREDGAVLFDTVTLKGSPEAIAKVHKNAESQNINLRRVAEDKVGFSLHEGVTLESLGNLVKAFGVSEAEFKSALESDKTTFLNDQIPASLQRKTGYLEQPVFNQYHTETELLRYIYHLQSKDVSLVHSMIPLGSCTMKLNATTEMLPVSDPGINNIHPFAPVEQASGYQALISSLAKNLSEITGMDATTLQPNSGAQGEFAGLRCIKAYHEARDGDKRKVCLIPVSAHGTNPASAAMAGMKVVTVKCDGKTGNLDIEDLKAKCAKHADELAAIMVTYPSTFGVFEPEIKQVCDLVHEHGGLVYMDGANMNAQIGLCSPGDIGADVCHLNLHKTFCIPHGGGGPGVGPIAVKNHLAPYLPGHPEIDPQRIGAERDSTAVAPISGAPWGSASILPISHTYILMMGGDGLTKQTGTALLNANYIMSRLLPHYKVVYTNANGRCAHEFILDVRPFKETAGVEVADIAKRLADYGFHSPTMSFPVSGTLMIEPTESESRAELDRFCDALIQIRQEIADVESGKVPRKNNLLTNAPHPQEDLLSSEWDRPYTREEAAYPLPWLREKKMWPSVGRVDDAYGDTNLFCTCPPVEGSENL from the coding sequence ATGTCTGCCACTCGTATCGGACAACGGCTCGCCCGCCGTTCCCCCTTCGCCCTTCAACCACGCCATGCGATTCGTCTCAATGGCGTAGCCCGGGCATTCTCAGTTACAGCCCAAGTCAGCGCTCCTCGTCGTTTTGTCGAGTCACAGAGTAGCATTAAGCTGCAGGAACATGAGCTGTTCTCAAGGAGGCATATTGGCAGCGAGTCCAACGAGCAGACAGAGATGCTCAAGGTCCTGGACCCTCCCGTGAGCTCCATGGAGGAGTTTCTCGAGCAGACTATTCCCCCGCAGGTTCGGAGGAAGCAGAAGGGTCTCAACCTCGTCGAACAGTGGTATGAGGGTGGCGAGGAAGCTGCTGTTCCCCCCAATGGTCGCACTGAGCACTACATCCAGCAGGAGATGCGAaagcttgccaagaacaacaaggtcTACGAGTCTTTCATTGGTGCTGGTTACTACGGAACTCTTGTCCCTGCTGTTATCCAGCGCAATGTTCTCGAGAACCCTGCCTGGTATACCAGCTACACCCCATACCAAGCTGAGATCAGCCAGGGCCGTCTTCAGTCTCTCCTCAACTTCCAAACTCTTATCACCGATTTGACTGGTCTTGATATCGCCAATGCCTCTGTTCTCGACGAAGCCACCGCCGCTGCTGAGGCCATGACCATGTCTATGGCAAACGCccccaagggcaagggccaGAAGGTCTTTGTCGTCTCCAAGGACTGCCACCCCCAGACCATCGCCGTCCTCCAGTCCCGAGCTGAGGGATTCGGCATCAAGCTCGTCATTGGCGATGTCCTCGCTGACAACTCCAAGCTCGTTCGCGAAGTTGAGGGCGATCTCATTGGAGCCTTGATTCAGTACCCCGATACCCACGGTGGTGTTCACGACTACCAAGCTCTCGCCGATATCGTccatgagaagaaggctcttctCAGTGCGTCCACCGATCTTCTCGCTCTTACCATGCTCAAGCCTCCTGGAGAGTTTGGCGCTGACATCGCCATCGGTAACTCCCAGCGCTTCGGTGTTCCTCTGGGCTACGGTGGTCCCCACGCTGCTTTCTTCGCTACATCTGAGAAGTACAAGCGCAAGATTCCCGGCCGTCTCGTTGGTGTTTCCAAAGATCGTCTCGGCAAGCCCGCTCTTCGCCTAGCTCTCCAGACTCGTGAGCAGCACATTCGTCGTGAGAAGGCTACCAGCAATATTTGTACTGCTCAGGCTCTTCTTGCCAATATGTCTGCTTTCTACGCTGTCTACCACGGTCCTAAGGGTCTTAAGACAATTGCTGAGGATATCTGGAGCAAGACCCGTCTTGCCCAGAGCTTGATCCTTGAGAAAGGCGAATTCAAGCTTCACACTGAGGGTCTCCGTGAGGATGGTGCTGTTCTTTTTGACACTGTCACTCTCAAGGGATCTCCTGAGGCCATTGCCAAGGTTCACAAGAACGCTGAGTCTCAGAACATTAACCTTCGCCGCGTTGCCGAGGACAAGGTTGGCTTCTCTCTTCATGAGGGCGTCACCCTTGAGAGCCTCGGTAACCTCGTCAAGGCCTTCGGTGTTTCTGAGGCTGAGTTTAAGTCTGCTCTCGAGTCTGATAAGACTACCTTCCTCAATGACCAGATCCCTGCTTCTCTCCAGCGAAAGACCGGCTACCTCGAGCAGCCTGTCTTCAACCAGTACCACACCGAGACCGAGCTCCTTCGATACATCTACCATCTCCAGTCCAAGGATGTCTCCCTCGTTCATTCCATGATTCCTCTTGGTTCCTGCACGATGAAGCTCAACGCCACAACCGAGATGCTTCCTGTTTCCGACCCTggtatcaacaacatccacccCTTCGCCCCCGTTGAGCAAGCTTCTGGTTACCAAGCTCTCATCAGCTCTCTCGCCAAGAACTTGTCTGAGATCACTGGTATGGATGCTACCACTCTTCAGCCCAACTCTGGTGCTCAGGGTGAGTTTGCTGGTCTCCGCTGTATCAAGGCCTACCACGAGGCTCGTGATGGAGACAAGCGAAAGGTCTGCCTTATCCCTGTTTCTGCTCACGGTACCAAccctgcttctgctgctATGGCTGGTATGAAGGTTGTTACTGTCAAGTGTGACGGCAAGACTGGTAACCTGGATATCGAggatctcaaggccaagtgTGCTAAGCACGCTGATGAGCTTGCTGCTATCATGGTTACTTATCCCTCTACTTTCGGAGTCTTCGAGCCTGAGATTAAGCAAGTCTGTGATCTTGTCCACGAGCATGGCGGTCTTGTCTATATGGACGGTGCCAACATGAACGCTCAGATTGGTCTCTGCAGCCCCGGTGACATTGGTGCTGATGTCTGTCATCTCAACCTCCACAAGACCTTCTGTATTCCCCACGGCGGTGGTGGTCCCGGTGTTGGCCCTATCGCTGTTAAGAATCATCTTGCTCCTTACCTCCCCGGCCACCCTGAGATTGATCCTCAGCGCATTGGTGCCGAACGTGATAGCACAGCCGTTGCTCCCATCAGCGGCGCTCCTTGGGGTAGCGCCTCCATTCTCCCTATCAGCCACACCTACATCCTCATGATGGGCGGAGATGGTCTTACCAAGCAAACTGGTACCGCCCTCCTCAACGCCAACTACATCATGTCCCGTCTCCTACCCCACTACAAGGTCGTCTACACCAACGCAAACGGCCGCTGCGCACACGAGTTCATCCTCGACGTTCGTCCCTTCAAGGAGACCGCCGGAGTTGAAGTTGCCGACATCGCCAAGCGTCTGGCGGACTATGGCTTCCACTCTCCCACCATGAGTTTCCCTGTTTCAGGAACCCTCATGATCGAGCCCACAGAATCGGAGTCCCGCGCTGAGCTCGACCGTTTCTGCGATGCTCTCATCCAGATCCGACAGGAGATTGCCGATGTCGAGTCTGGCAAGGTTCCCCGCAAGAACAACCTCCTCACAAACGCTCCCCACCCTCAAGAAGACCTTCTCTCTTCCGAGTGGGACCGCCCTTACACTCGTGAGGAGGCTGCTTATCCCCTGCCTTGGCTccgggagaagaagatgtggCCCTCAGTGGGACGCGTGGACGACGCTTATGGTGACACCAACCTGTTCTGCACATGCCCCCCTGTTGAGGGATCTGAGAACTTGTAg
- a CDS encoding hypothetical protein (EggNog:ENOG41~BUSCO:EOG09264SUZ), with the protein MSGLFARQAWASASKLRSTALRAPKTAFACKVNSIAPRRCFSVSMNLLARKYTESHEWVDVAADGKTCTIGISKYAAEALGDVVYVELPSQGEDVSEGDSFGSVESVKSASDINSPVSGSVVAVNDPIVDTPADLGKDPEGEGWLIKVEAEDVSALDSLMDEAAYAKHLEEH; encoded by the exons ATGTCTGGTCTCTTTGCTCGTCAAGCTTGGGCTTCTGCCTCTAAGCTCCGATCTACTGCTCTCCGAGCTCCCAAGACTGCATTTGCCTGCAAAGTCAACAGCATTGCTCCCCGACGATGCTTCTCAGTTTCCATGAACC TCCTCGCCAGGAAATACACTGAGAGCCACGAGTGGGTTGACGTCGCCGCTGATGGCAAGACCT GCACAATTGGCATCTCCAAATACGCTGCTGAAGCTCTCGGCGACGTTGTCTATGTGGAACTTCCCTCTCAGGGCGAGGATGTCTCTGAGGGCGACTCTTTCGGCAGTGTGGAGTCCGTCAAGTCTGCCTCTGACATCAACTCCCCTGTATCAGGCTCTGTTGTGGCGGTCAACGATCCTATCGTCGACACACCCGCTGATCTTGGAAAGGACCCCGAGGGCGAGGGCTGGTTGATcaaggttgaggctgaggatgtTTCTGCCCTTGATTCATTGATGGACGAGGCTGCTTATGCTAAGCACCTTGAGGAGCATTGA
- a CDS encoding hypothetical protein (EggNog:ENOG41), translating to MSQKYAKDQPEGFANKIERVAIIGAGGSVGKYLAKYLIATGKHTVTAVTRKGSTSKFPEGARTVTVDYDDENSIVEALRGQQFLAISLSVSAAPGTQEKIIAAAAKAGVPWIMPNCYGIDITNKSLAEENLTGGSVFPGINAIEENGVSSWIAMCCSFWYEFSLAQGLEWYGFDLAGDKKKVTLYDDGNTRINSSTWDQCGRAFAALLSLKVIPEDENDKSPTISKWRNKPLYISSFLISQREMLDSFQRITGTTDKDWEIEYEGSKERWQRGMDLLKKGDRSGFGLAMYARTFYPNGDGNFEAKYGLANEALGLPKEDVDEANKRALKMVEDNYNYFVNRNH from the exons ATGTCTCAGAAGTACGCCAAAGACCAGCCTGAGGGCTTTGCCAACAAAATTGAACGAGTTGCCATTATTGGT GCTGGTGGAAGTGTTGGCAAGTACTTGGCCAAGTATCTCATCGCGACAGGCAAGCACACAGTCACTGCCGTCACCCGTAAAGGCAGCACCAGCAAGTTCCCTGAAGGCGCTCGCACTGTCACTGTCGACTACGATGATGAGAACTCCATCGTTGAGGCACTTCGAGGCCAACAGTTCCTCGCAATCTCTCTCTCAGTGTCCGCAGCCCCCGGTACCCAAGAGAAGATTATTGCTGCAGCCGCCAAAGCAGGTGTTCCATGGATCATGCCCAACTGTTACGGTAtcgacatcaccaacaagtCACTCGCCGAGGAGAACCTGACTGGTGGAAGTGTGTTCCCAGGAATCAATGCCATCGAGGAAAATGGTGTATCCTCATGGATTGCTATGTGCTGTTCCTTCTGGTACGAGTTCTCTCTGGCCCAGGGTCTTGAATGGTACGGTTTCGACTTGGCTGGcgacaagaaaaaggttaCGCTGTACGATGATGGCAACACCCGGATCAACAGCTCAACTTGGGATCAGTGTGGTCGAGCTTTCGCAGCTCTTCTGAGTCTGAAGGTCATtcctgaggatgagaacgACAAGTCCCCTACCATCTCCAAGTGGCGTAACAAGCCCCTCTACATCTCCAgctttctcatctctcagCGAGAGATGCTCGACAGCTTTCAGCGAATCACCGGCACTACAGACAAGGACTGGGAGATTGAGTATGAAGGTTCCAAGGAGCGCTGGCAGCGAGGAAtggatcttctcaagaagggGGATCGTTCTGGCTTTGGACTCGCTATGTATGCTCGAACGTTCTATCCCAATGGCGATGGAAACTTTGAAGCCAAGTATGGCCTTGCGAATGAGGCTTTGGGTCTACCTAAAGAAGACGTAGATGAGGCCAACAAGAGGGCTTTGAAGATGGTCGAGGACAACTACAACTACTTTGTGAACCGAAATCATTAA
- a CDS encoding hypothetical protein (EggNog:ENOG41) — translation MSPSPTNPNPNLNPSMRPVPIIRSRTGCFTCRKRKKKCDESGCKRNKLDCVWPEPQPAKGPSRSSFGAASTSSQQSVASLRQGHDADSVNDPVIPDPVPEEEDRAAENPDVPQNGDSSPVHGHGHSQGQGDTHMVDAEADVDIIDAVDDVDQPSPSQSSNSSDSPTVITTWDADTANALTLALPPSPDTGLSFNGAITMPMSMLPEQGHQSYELLSYYLSRTANSMGNGSTDVNPFIAKLIPLAFSKPLVLQLILAQSAAHRQASAERHPSDEIAQRYYTDSLRMFRNVVDEYVSGNAENTLVLTVGSLIMCLTEVAKGDIHGTIFDHLTASKSLVSTLLTGTQNMVYDDLPDFLIEYYMHIAATSMISIDPQYNSQSLLSPDIEVRARNLVARKYVGQLCGCWLEILILISQVFHLGQVMSSLTSDGEISPSPDNIVNFAFLQSQVMGFFPDPSVTPYTRLAGLVWKQAALLYLWTVLGKPHQQPEGSFQRALVESAVAEAVALLDQFPASHVRSYSPAGIEDAVTDYVGHNWSGEYETNTGAIGTYLGAATGSSQSLDAM, via the exons ATGTCACCGTCACCAAcaaacccaaacccaaaccTGAACCCCTCAATGCGTCCCGTGCCTATAATCCGCAGTAGGACGGGCTGTTTTACCTGTAGGAAGCGCAAAAAGAAGTGCGACGAGAG CGGTTGCAAACGCAATAAGCTCGACTGTGTATGGCCTGAACCACAGCCTGCCAAGGGTCCATCACGGTCGTCATTTGGTGCTGCATCTACAAGCTCACAACAGAGTGTTGCTTCGCTGAGGCAGGGTCACGATGCGGACTCGGTGAATGACCCGGTCATACCGGACCCGGTgccggaggaggaggaccgAGCTGCTGAGAATCCCGATGTACCCCAGAATGGCGACAGTTCTCCGGTGCATGGGCATGGCCATAGCCAAGGGCAAGGGGACACCCACATGGTCgatgctgaagctgatgtggatatcatcgatgctgttgatgatgttgatcagCCATCTCCTTCACAGTCATCCAACTCATCAGACTCACCGACTGTTATCACAACATGGGATGCAGATACCGCCAACGCTCTCACTCTCGCTTTGCCGCCTTCCCCAGACACAGGACTCTCATTCAATGGAGCCATTACTATGCCAATGTCGATGCTACCTGAGCAGGGGCATCAGTCATATGAGCTTCTCAGTTACTACCTGTCACGAACGGCCAATAGCATGGGCAACGGTTCCACAGACGTTAATCCCTTCATCGCCAAACTCATACCACTGGCCTTCTCAAAACCTCTTGTGTTACAACTCATCCTCGCTCAGAGCGCTGCCCACCGCCAGGCGTCTGCAGAGCGACATCCGAGCGATGAGATCGCGCAGAGGTATTACACCGACTCGCTACGGATGTTTAGGAATGTCGTCGATGAGTATGTATCTGGAAATGCCGAGAACACCCTTGTCTTGACAGTCGGCAGTCTTATTATGTGTTTGACTGAG GTTGCCAAAGGAGACATTCACGGTACAATATTTGACCATCTAACAGCGTCCAAGTCATTAGTGAGCACATTACTCACAGGGACGCAGAACATGGTATATGACGACCTACCTGACTTTCTAATCGAGTACTACATGCATATCGCAGCCACCAGTATGATCTCGATTGACCCCCAGTATAACTCACAGTCATTACTCAGCCCCGATATTGAGGTCCGGGCGAGAAACTTAGTCGCAAGGAAGTATGTCGGCCAACTATGTGGCTGCTGGCTCGAAATCCTCATCCTTATATCCCAGGTCTTTCACCTAGGACAAGTAATGTCTTCACTGACTAGCGATGGAGAGATCTCGCCAAGCCCCGACAACATTGTCAATTTCGCTTTCCTTCAATCTCAAGTGATGGGCTTCTTCCCAGATCCTTCTGTCACACCATATACACGTCTTGCAGGGCTGGTGTGGAAACAAGCTGCCCTGCTATATCTCTGGACAGTCCTCGGGAAACCCCATCAGCAACCTGAAGGCAGTTTCCAACGAGCATTGGTGGAATCGGCGGTCGCCGAAGCAGTGGCATTGCTTGATCAGTTCCCCGCTTCG CACGTCAGATCCTACAGTCCAGCAGGTATTGAGGACGCGGTTACAGACTATGTTGGACACAATTGGTCTGGGGAATATGAGACAAACACTGGTGCTATTGGAACATATTTGGGAGCAGCCACCGGATCAAGTCAGTCCTTGGACGCTATGTAG
- a CDS encoding hypothetical protein (EggNog:ENOG41) — protein MESQTPRDRNVHIDDSAALEQLGHKQELKRNFSKISLLGLAFAILNTWTALSASISLALPSGGPSSVIWGLIVAGICNLCLAAPLAEMLSAYPTAGGQYHWAALIAWPKWSRGISYVTGWINAAGYVVLTATAPLLGSTFVIDSITFMHPTYEAKAWHQFLIYLAFTIIALVINAFATRILPLFNKAAFLWSISGFIIISITVLACAAPDYQSGAFVYGKFINEVGWPDGVSWMLGLLQGAFALTGFDAAAHMIEEIPNARKEGPRIMIWCILIGMLSGFIFLSCLLFVLKDVQTVIESPAGALLQMYFDATNSKAGSICLIVFSIVCMVFTATAIMTTSARMTYAFSRDRGLPFSHIWAKYNDALEVPLNALLWTTAWVIIFGLILLGSSSAFNAITAASVVALGVTYAIPPAIHLLRGGNLLPEDRPFKLSAPVRWVCSLVGIAWAILTTVLFVFPPELPVTATNMNYCIAAFGVILLIAVGTWIVDGRKHYKGPLIEINMDGATLEGASMAETTCTSNPEDDMKNNHA, from the exons ATGGAGTCCCAAACGCCGCGGGACAGAAATGTCCATATTGACGACTCAGCTGCTTTAGAGCAGCTCGGCCATAAGCAGGAACTCAAGCGCAACTTTTCCAAGATCTCTCTTCTCGGTCTCGCTTTTGCTATCCTCAACACATGGACCGCCCTGTCAGCCTCTATCAGTCTCGCCCTCCCCTCTGGAGGTCCCAGCTCCGTCATCTGGGGCCTCATCGTGGCTGGTATTTGCAACTTGTGTCTAGCTGCTCCTCTGGCTGAGATGTTGTCGGCTTATCCTACCGCTGGTGGTCAATATCACTGGGCTGCTCTTATTGCTTGGCCCAAGTGGTCAAGGGGTATCAGCTACGTCACTGGTTGGATCAACGCTGCCGGTTATGTTGTGTTGACGGCAACGGCACCTCTGCTTGGAAGTACTTTTGTTATTGACTCGATTACTTTCATGCATCCTACCTACGAAGCCAAGGCATGGCATCAGTTCCTGATCTACCTAGCCTTCACGATCATCGCCCTCGTCATCAATGCCTTTGCGACACGAATTCTACCTCTTTTCAATAAAGCCGCCTTCCTGTGGAGTATCTCgggattcatcatcatcagcataaCTGTTTTGGCCTGTGCTGCTCCCGATTACCAGAGTGGTGCCTTCGTCTATGGAAAGTTTATCAATGAGGTCGGCTGGCCTGATGGCGTCTCTTGGATgcttggacttcttcaggGAGCCTTTGCTCTCACCGGTTTCGATGCCGCCGCGCACATGATCGAAGAGATCCCTAACGCTCGAAAGGAGGGCCCCAGAATTATGATCTGGTGCATTCTTATCGGCATGCTCTCTGgtttcatcttcctctcatgCCTGCTGTTCGTTCTCAAGGACGTTCAAACTGTTATCGAGTCACCAGCCGGCGCTCTTCTGCAGATGTACTTTGATGCTACTAACAGCAAGGCTGGAAGTATCTGcctcatcgtcttctctATTGTCTGCATGGTGTTCACTGCCACTGCTATCATGACCACCAGTGCCCGCATGACCTACGCTTTCAGCCGTGACCGAGGTCTTCCCTTCAGCCATATCTGGGCCAAGTACAACGATGCCCTTGAAGTTCCTCTCAACGCCCTTCTCTGGACTACAGCCTGGGTTATCATCTTCGGTCTTATTCTTCTTGGAAGCTCAAGTGCCTTCAACGCTATCACTGCTGCTTCCGTTGTTGCTCTTG GTGTCACCTACGCGATCCCTCCCGCCATTCATCTCCTCCGCGGCGGAAACTTGCTTCCCGAAGACCGACCTTTCAAGCTCAGCGCTCCTGTTCGATGGGTTTGCAGTCTCGTTGGTATTGCTTGGGCCATCCTCACCACCGTCCTTTTCGTATTCCCACCTGAGCTTCCCGTTACCGCTACCAACATGAACTACTGTATCGCTGCTTTCGGAGTCATCCTTCTGATTGCCGTCGGGACTTGGATTGTCGATGGTCGAAAACACTACAAGGGCCCTCTTATTGAAATTAATATGGATGGTGCCACTCTTGAGGGTGCATCCATGGCCGAGACCACATGCACTTCAAATCCTGAAGATGATATGAAGAACAATCATGCTTAG